A region from the Sulfurospirillum oryzae genome encodes:
- a CDS encoding YeiH family protein, with translation MFQKENRTNTLSGILFVALFSMSAIYLSDFALFKHLGISPLIIGIVLGMIYANTLRNKLPKEWIAGILFSTKTILRLGIVLYGFRITFQNIEDVGIAGMLTSVIVVSSTFIIGYFVGTKWLKLDKETTILTSAGSSICGAAAVLATEPVINAEPYKSAIAVSTVVVFGTLAMFLYPFLYKAGFIPLFPEQMGIFIGGTIHEVAHVVAAGNALGAEATKTAVIVKMIRVMLLAPFLVILGFWLVRATQSVTQKQKTKIVIPWFAVLFIGVAGFNSLNLVPLNLVADINAIDTFLLTMAMSALGMETSANKFKNVGMKPIYLAAILFLWLLFGGFYIVKFSLML, from the coding sequence ATGTTTCAAAAAGAAAATCGCACTAATACCTTGAGTGGCATTTTATTTGTAGCACTTTTTTCTATGAGTGCAATATATCTCTCAGATTTTGCACTTTTCAAACACCTTGGTATTAGCCCTTTGATTATTGGTATTGTTCTGGGTATGATTTACGCCAATACACTGCGTAACAAACTTCCCAAAGAGTGGATCGCTGGCATTTTATTTTCAACCAAAACGATTTTACGGCTGGGCATTGTTCTGTATGGATTTAGAATAACGTTTCAAAATATTGAAGATGTGGGAATAGCAGGCATGCTTACAAGTGTTATTGTTGTTAGCTCTACATTTATCATCGGGTATTTTGTAGGAACAAAATGGTTGAAACTGGATAAAGAGACGACAATTTTAACGAGTGCGGGAAGTTCCATTTGTGGAGCAGCCGCCGTGTTAGCAACAGAGCCTGTCATTAACGCAGAGCCCTATAAAAGCGCTATTGCTGTCTCTACGGTTGTGGTGTTTGGAACATTAGCGATGTTTTTATACCCTTTTTTATACAAAGCTGGGTTCATCCCTCTCTTTCCTGAACAGATGGGTATTTTTATCGGTGGTACGATCCATGAGGTAGCGCATGTTGTTGCTGCTGGAAATGCACTCGGCGCAGAAGCTACAAAAACAGCAGTCATCGTGAAGATGATACGGGTCATGCTTCTAGCACCCTTTTTAGTCATTTTAGGATTTTGGTTGGTACGTGCAACGCAGAGTGTCACTCAAAAGCAAAAAACAAAAATTGTGATTCCTTGGTTTGCGGTTTTATTTATTGGGGTTGCAGGATTTAACTCATTAAACCTTGTCCCTCTAAATTTAGTGGCGGACATCAATGCTATCGATACCTTTCTTCTAACGATGGCGATGAGCGCTTTAGGTATGGAAACCAGCGCCAATAAATTTAAAAATGTGGGCATGAAACCTATCTATTTAGCGGCAATTCTATTTTTATGGCTACTTTTTGGAGGATTTTATATCGTTAAATTTTCTTTAATGCTATAA
- a CDS encoding LysR family transcriptional regulator: MTLKELAIFYHLCEDSHLSNLAQRLGITQSAISLAIKSLEQKIGEQLFDRIGKKLILNEIGRLFKEKTHSHFVALNDAEDFFKDSKISGILNIASSKTIGDFMTPQIVFDFLTLHEHVTIQKDIKNSSQIIQMVKDAAIDIGFIESSCEDADICKEVIGDDQLIVVSADPCLGEGTFFIDELFFKKWILREKGSGTREVFLDALGVIAKELKIFMEFSEFEEAKTILLKNPQTITCLSRVAVEKELLRGELFEVKLFNLTIERKFYMIYNKNKYASKLFTEFKQFVC; the protein is encoded by the coding sequence ATGACACTTAAAGAACTGGCTATTTTTTACCATCTTTGCGAAGATTCCCATCTCTCAAACTTGGCGCAAAGGCTTGGCATCACCCAATCCGCCATCTCGCTAGCGATCAAGTCATTAGAACAAAAAATTGGAGAGCAACTTTTTGATCGTATCGGCAAAAAATTGATTCTTAATGAGATAGGAAGACTCTTTAAAGAAAAAACACACTCTCACTTTGTCGCCCTCAATGATGCGGAGGATTTTTTCAAAGACAGTAAAATTTCAGGTATCTTGAACATTGCATCCAGTAAAACCATAGGCGATTTTATGACACCCCAAATTGTCTTTGACTTTTTGACATTGCACGAACATGTTACCATTCAAAAAGACATTAAGAACTCTTCACAGATCATCCAAATGGTGAAAGATGCCGCTATTGATATAGGTTTTATCGAATCTTCTTGTGAAGATGCCGATATATGCAAAGAAGTCATTGGCGATGACCAACTCATTGTCGTCTCTGCAGATCCTTGCTTAGGGGAAGGGACTTTTTTTATTGATGAATTGTTTTTCAAAAAATGGATTTTACGTGAAAAAGGCTCAGGCACTAGAGAGGTTTTTTTAGATGCACTCGGTGTTATTGCCAAAGAGTTGAAAATCTTTATGGAATTTTCTGAATTTGAAGAAGCTAAAACTATATTGCTCAAAAATCCTCAAACCATTACATGTCTCTCAAGAGTTGCCGTAGAAAAAGAACTTTTAAGAGGCGAGTTATTTGAAGTCAAGCTTTTCAATTTAACCATTGAGCGTAAATTTTATATGATCTACAATAAAAATAAATATGCCAGTAAATTATTTACTGAGTTTAAACAGTTTGTCTGCTAA
- a CDS encoding sensor domain-containing diguanylate cyclase, with protein sequence MFIQKWLSKQPIQKKLIYSNVIGIMIALVPVVIIMLAYEYKAIQNATLQEIRVQADIIRDSSAAAVAFQDKKAAEETLSALVGAQDMLEAHLILADGTMLAHYHKSEKENKDLEQFPVNLEQTLEIITSTTITISKPVLLRSQPVGTLILESSLNGFYNRLYWYVVCTFFATVIAFYLARWVATRISKTITEPLTYLLAATQRITTNEDYSTDSTTFSIETKDEVGSLSRAFGEMMSQINKRDLSLKQLAYYDRVTGMPNRHFFEERITQAVENATRYGSYCYLMMIDLDDFKIVNDKLGHHVGDLLLKDVGKRLAHSLRKSDSFFRIGGDEFAIILESRAGDEPIEELATKIIHALSMPTTLDGHCVKIGASIGISLFPSWAEDTRTLMSTADAAMYVAKSKGKNSFQFYNG encoded by the coding sequence ATGTTTATTCAAAAGTGGTTAAGTAAGCAACCTATTCAAAAAAAACTTATCTACTCCAATGTAATAGGCATTATGATAGCGTTAGTTCCTGTTGTTATCATTATGCTTGCGTATGAGTATAAAGCTATCCAAAATGCAACACTCCAAGAAATTCGTGTGCAAGCAGACATTATACGCGATAGCTCCGCTGCCGCTGTTGCCTTTCAAGATAAAAAGGCAGCGGAAGAGACTTTATCTGCACTTGTTGGTGCGCAAGATATGCTGGAAGCACATCTGATTTTAGCCGATGGAACGATGTTGGCACATTACCATAAAAGTGAAAAAGAAAACAAAGATTTAGAGCAATTTCCAGTCAATCTTGAACAGACATTAGAAATCATAACATCTACAACCATTACCATTAGTAAACCTGTTCTCTTGCGTTCACAGCCTGTTGGTACACTTATTTTGGAAAGTAGTCTCAATGGTTTTTACAACCGTCTTTATTGGTATGTCGTTTGTACTTTCTTTGCTACTGTTATCGCATTTTATTTAGCAAGATGGGTGGCAACACGCATTAGCAAAACCATAACAGAGCCTTTAACATACCTTTTGGCGGCGACACAACGTATTACAACAAATGAAGATTATTCAACTGATTCAACGACATTTTCGATTGAGACTAAAGATGAAGTGGGGAGTCTGTCGCGTGCTTTTGGTGAGATGATGTCACAGATTAACAAACGCGATTTGAGTTTGAAGCAATTGGCATATTATGATCGAGTAACAGGTATGCCAAATCGTCATTTTTTTGAAGAACGTATTACTCAAGCCGTCGAAAATGCAACAAGATATGGTTCGTATTGTTACTTGATGATGATAGATTTAGATGATTTTAAAATCGTCAATGACAAGCTAGGGCACCACGTGGGAGATTTGCTTTTAAAAGATGTTGGCAAACGGCTTGCCCATAGTTTAAGAAAAAGCGATAGCTTTTTTCGTATTGGTGGTGATGAGTTCGCTATTATTTTAGAGAGTAGGGCAGGAGATGAACCTATAGAGGAACTTGCTACCAAAATCATTCACGCCCTCTCGATGCCTACCACACTTGATGGGCATTGTGTGAAAATTGGTGCGAGTATTGGGATTAGTCTTTTCCCTTCTTGGGCAGAAGATACACGTACTCTTATGAGTACCGCTGATGCTGCTATGTACGTTGCGAAGTCAAAAGGAAAAAATAGTTTTCAATTCTATAATGGTTAG
- a CDS encoding YfiR family protein gives MKQILTFIILIMGVCSSILKADALPEYTIKAAYLYNFALLTDWPEEKQKGNFNLCLYGQDAFGAALDALENKKIGEQTIKTIFITSPQEAKKCHIVFIGENEHQKEQKMIEEIAGLPILIVTDNANVKGYHIVILQDNERLSFTINTKALKEANLNLSSRLLNLAKKVK, from the coding sequence ATGAAACAGATACTAACCTTTATCATACTTATCATGGGGGTATGCTCATCAATCCTCAAAGCAGATGCTTTGCCAGAATATACCATTAAAGCAGCGTATCTTTACAATTTTGCATTGCTGACAGATTGGCCAGAAGAGAAACAAAAAGGTAATTTTAACCTTTGTCTTTATGGACAAGATGCTTTTGGTGCCGCACTTGATGCCTTGGAAAATAAAAAAATAGGTGAGCAAACCATTAAAACCATTTTTATAACATCACCCCAAGAAGCTAAAAAATGCCATATTGTTTTTATTGGTGAAAATGAACATCAAAAAGAACAAAAAATGATAGAAGAGATTGCAGGATTGCCTATACTGATCGTAACCGATAACGCAAACGTAAAAGGGTATCATATTGTCATTCTTCAAGATAATGAGAGGTTGTCATTTACCATAAACACTAAAGCACTCAAAGAGGCAAATCTCAATTTAAGCTCTAGGTTGTTAAACCTAGCAAAAAAAGTGAAATAG
- a CDS encoding TonB-dependent receptor plug domain-containing protein — protein sequence MSYKKKVRLHAKKRSFSLLLPLLVTSLMAQSNKSMDATTIPLEELVETKYIPASHIANQISNATSAVSIVTAQDIKDYGYRTLGDILSSMRGLSVSHDYEYSFLAGRGFSSPGEYAGRIIVLIDGYRADDSFYGQAYLGNDGILDVALIERVEYIPGGGSSGYSNGALLGAINIITKKGSDFDGTQVALGYGSYKSHQQRATVGERFENGADFLLSVSTFSTHGRDFSYNDSILGTIEQKGDNAEDNKRLLFKASYENFSLMAAYVKRNLNIPSYPSTAIDGDPLHGTDKNQFVRLKYDVDLSKNTKLSSSIWAGAYIYKTFDPTSWISYGDTYNGGINARWNGGDVKLIGTWFDNHVLSLGTEYRHDYEWSWYDYYTNTTTNEIEYPSSGEVNPRKTYSLYVYDDFSLTRTLSFNYGARYENSDNDTHALSPHAAVIWKPLNTTVLKLSAGKSNRQATPQDGANTNKVYTNPEKSRALEFVLEQKLGYETKLLGSLYRYHISDRIGSTILPDIITRGAEIELEKHWNDGTRVRTSFTWQNAEEKDTGLTLVNAPSHIAKFNLSTPVLNEQVRMGLEMQYLGSRPLYTATRDEYAPGYVLTNINLLAHHIAPNLDVNFLVHNVFDKNYGDVIVPQFDNQMLLKQSGRTFWLQLEYTFK from the coding sequence ATGTCATACAAAAAAAAGGTACGTTTGCACGCTAAAAAACGTAGCTTTTCTCTGTTATTACCACTGTTAGTAACATCGTTGATGGCCCAAAGCAATAAGTCTATGGATGCGACGACGATTCCTCTTGAAGAACTTGTAGAAACAAAATACATTCCCGCAAGCCATATTGCCAATCAAATTAGTAATGCCACTTCTGCTGTTTCTATCGTTACTGCTCAAGATATTAAAGATTATGGGTATCGTACATTAGGTGATATTTTGTCCAGTATGCGTGGGTTAAGCGTATCGCACGATTATGAATACTCATTCCTTGCTGGACGAGGCTTTAGTAGCCCAGGTGAATACGCTGGGCGTATTATTGTGCTTATTGATGGGTATCGTGCAGATGATAGTTTTTATGGTCAGGCGTATTTGGGTAATGATGGTATTTTAGATGTTGCGTTGATTGAACGGGTTGAGTATATTCCAGGAGGTGGTAGTTCAGGTTATAGCAATGGCGCTCTTCTTGGTGCTATTAACATCATCACTAAAAAAGGGAGTGATTTTGATGGTACGCAAGTAGCCTTAGGTTATGGGAGTTACAAAAGTCATCAGCAACGAGCTACTGTAGGTGAGCGATTTGAAAATGGGGCGGATTTTTTACTCTCTGTCTCGACGTTTAGCACTCATGGTCGTGACTTCTCATACAACGATAGTATCTTAGGTACAATTGAGCAAAAAGGCGATAATGCTGAAGACAACAAACGTTTACTTTTTAAAGCAAGTTATGAAAATTTTTCCCTCATGGCTGCTTATGTCAAACGAAATCTTAATATTCCATCGTATCCGTCTACAGCGATAGATGGCGACCCTTTACATGGTACCGATAAAAATCAGTTTGTTCGATTGAAGTATGATGTAGACCTTTCGAAAAATACAAAGCTCTCATCTTCGATCTGGGCAGGAGCGTATATTTATAAAACTTTTGATCCGACATCTTGGATTAGCTATGGCGATACTTATAATGGGGGAATAAATGCACGTTGGAATGGTGGTGATGTAAAACTTATTGGGACTTGGTTTGATAATCATGTGCTCTCTTTGGGTACAGAGTACCGTCATGATTATGAATGGAGTTGGTATGATTATTATACCAACACAACAACTAATGAAATAGAATACCCTTCTTCTGGTGAAGTTAATCCTCGAAAAACATACAGTCTTTATGTCTATGATGATTTTTCACTTACGCGAACCCTAAGCTTTAATTATGGAGCGCGTTATGAAAATAGCGACAATGATACACATGCGCTCTCTCCACATGCTGCAGTAATTTGGAAACCTTTGAATACGACTGTTTTAAAACTCTCCGCTGGAAAATCAAATCGTCAAGCAACACCTCAGGACGGAGCCAACACAAATAAAGTCTATACAAATCCAGAAAAGTCAAGAGCATTAGAGTTTGTGCTAGAGCAAAAACTTGGATATGAGACAAAATTACTTGGTTCGTTGTATCGTTACCACATTAGTGATCGTATCGGATCTACCATACTGCCAGATATCATAACACGTGGAGCGGAGATAGAGCTTGAAAAACACTGGAATGATGGCACGCGTGTTCGTACAAGTTTTACATGGCAAAATGCCGAAGAAAAAGATACAGGACTAACGCTTGTTAATGCGCCTTCTCATATTGCGAAATTTAATCTTTCAACTCCTGTATTAAATGAACAGGTACGTATGGGCTTAGAGATGCAGTATCTTGGTTCTCGTCCTCTTTATACAGCCACTAGAGATGAGTATGCTCCAGGATATGTTTTAACCAATATCAATTTACTGGCTCACCATATAGCTCCCAATCTTGATGTGAATTTTTTGGTACACAATGTTTTTGATAAAAATTATGGTGATGTTATTGTTCCTCAGTTTGATAATCAGATGCTTCTTAAACAATCGGGCCGTACCTTCTGGCTTCAATTGGAGTACACCTTCAAATGA
- a CDS encoding adenosine deaminase, whose product MKDLIQKLPKAELHLHIEGSLEPGLMFDLALKNSISIPYKSVEEVRNAYNFTSLQSFLDIYYAGANVLITESDFFDLTWAYLLTCKAQNVVHTEIFFDPQTHTNRGIAFKTVVEGITKALQKAEKELGISSFLIMCFLRHLSEAEAFETLKQSLPFKDKILGIGLDSSEVGHPPSQFERVFEEARKIGYKIVAHAGEEGDSSYIWEAINLLHVERIDHGIRCDEDEKLLDFIIKKQIPLTVCPLSNVKLRAVKSMDQHNILKLLHKGVLVTVNSDDPAYFGGYINENYEALEENLHVNKEELKTLAKNSFKASFLSEERKRHFIELIAQY is encoded by the coding sequence ATGAAAGACCTTATCCAAAAACTCCCCAAAGCAGAACTTCACCTGCATATCGAAGGTTCACTTGAACCTGGGCTTATGTTTGATTTAGCCCTTAAAAACAGTATTTCTATTCCTTATAAAAGCGTTGAAGAGGTTCGTAATGCCTATAACTTTACCTCATTGCAATCGTTCTTAGATATCTACTATGCGGGGGCAAATGTACTCATAACTGAATCTGATTTTTTTGATTTGACATGGGCATATCTTCTTACATGTAAAGCGCAAAATGTTGTTCATACCGAGATTTTTTTCGACCCTCAAACGCATACTAACCGAGGCATTGCATTTAAAACGGTGGTAGAAGGCATCACAAAAGCACTTCAAAAAGCTGAAAAGGAACTAGGCATTAGCTCTTTTCTCATTATGTGTTTTTTACGCCATCTGAGTGAAGCAGAAGCCTTTGAAACCTTGAAGCAATCGTTGCCATTCAAAGATAAAATACTAGGGATTGGACTTGATTCAAGTGAAGTGGGACATCCACCATCCCAGTTTGAACGTGTCTTTGAAGAGGCACGAAAAATTGGTTATAAAATCGTTGCTCACGCAGGCGAAGAGGGTGATAGTTCCTATATTTGGGAAGCAATCAATCTTTTACATGTAGAGCGAATTGATCACGGCATTCGCTGTGACGAAGATGAAAAACTGCTCGATTTTATCATCAAAAAGCAGATACCCCTCACTGTCTGTCCACTCTCCAATGTAAAACTTAGGGCTGTCAAATCAATGGATCAACACAATATCTTAAAGCTTTTACATAAAGGTGTTTTAGTTACGGTCAATTCGGATGATCCAGCTTACTTCGGTGGGTATATCAATGAGAACTATGAAGCACTTGAAGAGAATCTACATGTCAACAAAGAAGAGCTCAAAACGTTAGCCAAAAACAGTTTTAAAGCTTCATTTTTAAGTGAAGAGAGAAAGAGACACTTCATTGAGCTTATAGCACAGTATTAA
- a CDS encoding diguanylate cyclase domain-containing protein, translating into MKFSLFHLFIFLLIPLSLFAEPTSVSTTNNLKLSDSEKAWLQTHRTIHVGMDSEYAPYEWVNQNGNYVGMAVDYLHLLEQKLGIHFEIVKGKSWSEVVELAKKGEIDVLTSIVQTPERLKYFIFSEPYRDTQSMIVDNGEGEFIGSLAHLARKRVAVEKGYFTQELIETKYPKIQLVLANNILDALNLVIDGKADAYVGDMSAINYVIKNNGLTKLRISGQTEFLSQHRFAFSKSHPELASIMTKAMASISAEESDIIFNRWIGMRIEQGIRAETIFKYSVGLIGLFMLFGYWYYRLRCEIKNRKAAEMREHYQNNILEMIAKMVPLSTVLGTIVKEVEEQNPSMFCSILLLDKEAQLFSQVIAPSLPDFYNEAIKGVQIGRGVGSCGTAAYLKERVVVEDIATHPYWKAYKEIALRAGLQSCWSEPILSSDGSVLGTFAIYHANPKSPTKVDIILIEQSANLASIAIEKSMVATKLRESEELYRRLTEEVTDVIWKTDRNLVITYISPADEKFRGYRADEVIGHHAFEMFSAEGVATISEKLKQRYEAEQKGIHTDFVTYEIQHQCKDGRLIWGEIISKPERNDKGEIIGFHGITREVTERKTMQEKVQQLAFYDPLTKLPNRLLLSERLNYTLAEIKRNHKYAALLFLDLDNFKSLNDTHGHSIGDLLLCQVADRLKLCVREIDTIARFGGDEFVVILNALHEEKNESVWQAQKVAEKIRQSLSALYMLNVSHNRNEEYFVEHSCTASIGVLVFNSEEGSLDDLLKQADAAMYKAKEAGKNVVSFCESKL; encoded by the coding sequence ATGAAGTTTTCTCTTTTTCATCTGTTTATTTTTTTGTTAATACCTTTGAGTCTTTTTGCGGAGCCTACTTCTGTATCAACAACCAACAATCTCAAACTCAGTGACAGTGAAAAAGCATGGCTTCAAACACATCGAACCATACATGTTGGAATGGATTCTGAGTATGCTCCTTATGAATGGGTCAATCAAAATGGAAATTATGTTGGTATGGCAGTTGATTACCTACATCTTTTGGAACAAAAACTAGGTATTCACTTTGAAATTGTTAAAGGAAAATCGTGGTCTGAGGTTGTTGAACTAGCGAAAAAAGGTGAAATAGACGTTTTGACCAGCATCGTTCAAACACCCGAGCGTTTAAAATATTTTATCTTTTCTGAGCCTTATCGCGATACTCAGAGCATGATTGTCGACAATGGCGAAGGTGAATTTATAGGTAGTTTAGCGCACTTAGCAAGAAAGCGTGTTGCTGTTGAAAAAGGCTACTTTACGCAAGAGCTAATCGAAACAAAATACCCCAAAATACAGTTAGTCTTAGCCAATAATATATTAGATGCTTTAAACTTGGTGATAGATGGAAAAGCAGATGCGTATGTCGGTGATATGAGTGCTATTAACTATGTGATTAAAAATAATGGTCTTACAAAACTTCGTATCTCGGGTCAAACAGAATTTTTAAGTCAGCATCGTTTTGCCTTTTCAAAAAGCCATCCTGAACTTGCTTCAATCATGACTAAAGCTATGGCTTCTATTTCGGCTGAAGAATCAGATATTATTTTTAATCGTTGGATTGGCATGAGGATAGAACAAGGTATTCGTGCTGAGACCATTTTCAAATACAGCGTAGGGCTTATAGGCTTATTCATGCTTTTTGGTTATTGGTATTACAGATTACGATGTGAAATCAAAAATCGTAAAGCAGCGGAGATGCGTGAACATTACCAAAATAATATTTTAGAAATGATTGCAAAGATGGTACCTTTGTCTACAGTTTTAGGGACTATTGTAAAAGAAGTTGAGGAACAAAACCCCAGCATGTTTTGCAGCATTCTTTTGCTTGATAAAGAAGCTCAACTGTTTTCGCAAGTGATCGCACCAAGCTTACCTGATTTTTACAATGAAGCCATAAAAGGCGTTCAGATCGGTAGAGGAGTAGGCTCTTGTGGAACAGCCGCGTATCTTAAAGAGCGCGTGGTTGTTGAAGATATAGCAACACATCCTTATTGGAAAGCATACAAAGAGATAGCATTACGCGCAGGACTACAGTCGTGTTGGTCAGAACCGATTTTATCATCTGATGGAAGTGTATTGGGAACATTTGCGATCTATCATGCAAACCCTAAATCTCCTACCAAGGTCGATATAATCCTGATAGAGCAATCCGCCAATCTTGCGAGTATTGCGATTGAAAAGAGCATGGTTGCGACAAAACTAAGAGAGAGTGAAGAGCTTTATAGACGCCTTACCGAAGAAGTCACCGACGTTATTTGGAAAACAGATCGTAATTTGGTGATCACCTATATTAGCCCAGCTGATGAGAAATTTAGAGGTTATAGAGCCGATGAAGTGATAGGGCATCATGCTTTTGAAATGTTTTCTGCCGAGGGAGTTGCAACAATCTCCGAAAAATTAAAGCAACGATATGAAGCGGAACAAAAAGGAATTCATACAGATTTTGTGACGTATGAAATTCAGCACCAATGTAAAGATGGTAGGTTGATTTGGGGTGAGATTATATCAAAACCAGAACGAAACGATAAAGGTGAAATCATAGGCTTTCATGGCATTACAAGAGAAGTCACTGAGCGAAAAACAATGCAAGAAAAAGTGCAGCAATTAGCATTTTACGATCCTTTAACGAAATTGCCAAACCGTCTTTTATTAAGTGAGCGTTTAAATTATACGTTAGCTGAAATAAAACGCAATCATAAATACGCAGCACTGCTTTTCCTTGATTTGGATAATTTTAAATCACTTAACGACACGCATGGACATAGCATTGGTGATTTACTGTTGTGTCAGGTAGCAGATAGACTCAAACTGTGTGTCCGTGAAATAGATACCATAGCACGTTTTGGAGGGGATGAATTTGTTGTTATCCTCAACGCACTTCATGAAGAGAAAAACGAATCAGTTTGGCAAGCACAAAAGGTAGCAGAAAAAATTCGCCAGAGTTTGTCAGCGCTTTACATGCTTAATGTATCGCATAATAGAAATGAAGAATATTTTGTTGAACATAGTTGCACTGCGAGTATTGGTGTATTGGTTTTTAATAGTGAAGAAGGAAGCCTTGACGATCTTTTAAAACAAGCAGATGCTGCAATGTACAAAGCTAAAGAAGCAGGGAAAAACGTTGTATCTTTTTGTGAATCAAAACTCTAA
- a CDS encoding CCE_0567 family metalloprotein yields MDEKELKKELARLKRLAVEIAGEIHDIVEDTLWVKYNELPILSAKIVEAIKEAEAFKEAHRL; encoded by the coding sequence ATGGATGAAAAAGAGCTCAAAAAAGAGTTAGCAAGACTCAAGCGTTTAGCGGTTGAAATAGCCGGTGAAATTCACGATATTGTCGAAGATACGCTTTGGGTAAAATATAATGAACTTCCCATTCTTTCAGCAAAGATAGTCGAAGCCATCAAAGAGGCAGAAGCGTTTAAAGAAGCGCACCGTCTTTAA
- a CDS encoding alpha/beta hydrolase, with protein sequence MRFLAIFVLTVLSLFADVTSRIIDVPTRSSVSERLLVLTPESFKAVVVLFAGGHGGLQLSSEGKFGWGEGNFLTRSRELFAKEELMVVIVDAPSDRQHEPYLSGFRQTKEHVQDINAVLAWVKTQTTAPIWLVGTSRGTQSVAYIATENSSDIHGIVLTSSILSDAKSNAVPEMKLERLQMPVLVVHHRNDGCSLCSFDLTPSLMNKLTSTSTKELLAIEGGQTKGDPCNAFGYHGFNGVEQEAVTKISNWILAH encoded by the coding sequence ATGCGTTTTCTTGCCATCTTCGTTTTAACAGTCCTTTCGTTGTTTGCAGATGTTACATCGCGTATTATTGATGTTCCAACCCGAAGCAGTGTCAGTGAGCGTCTTTTAGTCTTAACGCCTGAATCCTTTAAGGCTGTTGTGGTTCTCTTTGCAGGAGGGCATGGTGGTCTTCAACTCTCAAGTGAGGGAAAGTTTGGCTGGGGTGAGGGTAATTTTTTAACGCGCAGCCGTGAGCTTTTTGCTAAAGAGGAGTTGATGGTGGTCATCGTGGACGCACCAAGCGATCGCCAACATGAGCCTTACTTGAGTGGGTTTCGTCAAACCAAAGAGCATGTACAAGATATAAACGCTGTTCTTGCGTGGGTTAAAACACAAACAACGGCGCCCATTTGGCTTGTGGGGACAAGTCGAGGCACACAATCGGTTGCGTACATTGCAACCGAAAATTCAAGCGATATTCATGGTATCGTGCTGACTTCTTCCATTTTGAGCGATGCTAAAAGCAATGCGGTGCCAGAAATGAAGCTAGAGAGACTTCAAATGCCGGTTTTGGTGGTGCATCATCGAAACGATGGTTGCTCTCTCTGTTCGTTTGACCTTACCCCTTCGTTAATGAATAAATTGACATCGACCTCTACCAAAGAGCTTTTAGCCATTGAAGGCGGGCAAACAAAGGGCGATCCTTGTAATGCCTTTGGGTATCATGGATTTAATGGTGTTGAGCAAGAAGCGGTTACGAAAATTTCCAATTGGATTCTCGCACATTAA